From Oenanthe melanoleuca isolate GR-GAL-2019-014 chromosome 18, OMel1.0, whole genome shotgun sequence, a single genomic window includes:
- the SMURF2 gene encoding E3 ubiquitin-protein ligase SMURF2 isoform X1 has product MSNPGARRNGPVKLRLTVLCAKNLVKKDFFRLPDPFAKVVVDGSGQCHSTDTVKNTLDPKWNQHYDLYIGKSDSITISVWNHKKIHKKQGAGFLGCVRLLSNAINRLKDTGYQRLDLCKLGPNDNDTVRGQIVVSLQSRDRIGTGGQVVDCSRLFDNDLPDGWEERRTASGRIQYLNHITRTTQWERPTRPASEYSSPGRPLSCFVDENTPISGTNGASCGQAADPRLAERRVRSQRHRNYMSRTHLHTPPDLPEGYEQRTTQQGQVYFLHTQTGVSTWHDPRVPRDLSNINCEELGPLPPGWEIRNTATGRVYFVDHNNRTTQFTDPRLSANLHLVLNRQNQLKDQQQQQQQQVVSLCQLPDEAECLTVPRYKRDLVQKLKILRQELSQQQPQAGHCRIEVSREEIFEESYRQVMKMRPKDLWKRLMIKFRGEEGLDYGGVAREWLYLLSHEMLNPYYGLFQYSRDDIYTLQINPDSAVNPEHLSYFHFVGRIMGMAVFHGHYIDGGFTLPFYKQLLGKPITLDDMELVDPDLHNSLVWILENDITGVLDHTFCVEHNAYGEIIQHELKPNGKSIPVTEENKKEYVRLYVNWRFLRGIEAQFLALQKGFNEVIPQHLLKTFDEKELELIICGLGKIDVNDWKANTRLKHCTPDSNIVKWFWKAVELFDEERRARLLQFVTGSSRVPLQGFKALQGAAGPRLFTIHQIDASTNNLPKAHTCFNRIDIPAYESYEKLYEKLLTAIEETCGFAVE; this is encoded by the exons TACTGTGTGCAAAAAACTTGGTGAAAAAGGACTTTTTCC GACTTCCTGATCCCTTTGCTAAGGTTGTGGTGGATGGATCTGGCCAATGCCATTCTACAGATACTGTGAAGAATACACTTGATCCCAAATGGAATCAGCATTATGATCT ATATATTGGGAAGTCAGATTCAATAACAATCAGCGTGTGGAATCACAAGAAAATTCATAAAAAGCAGGGAGCTGGATTTCTGGGTTGTGTGAGACTTCTTTCAAATGCCATCAACCGCCTTAAAGACACTGGTT ATCAGAGGTTGGATCTCTGCAAGCTTGGGCCAAATGACAATGATACTGTTAGAGGACAGATAGTAG TCAGTCTTCAGTCCAGAGACCGAATAGGCACAGGAGGACAAGTTGTGGATTGCAGTCGGTTATTCGATAACGATTTACCAGATGG GTGGGAGGAGCGCAGGACTGCTTCTGGAAGGATCCAGTATTTAAACCACATCACACGGACAACTCAGTGGGAGCGACCCACACG gccagCATCCGAGTACTCGAGCCCGGGGAGGCCCCTGAGCTGCTTTGTGGACGAGAACACTCCGATCAGCGGCACCAACGGCGCGTCCTGCGGGCAGGCGGCGGATCCGCGGCTGGCCGAGAGGAGGGTGCGCTCCCAGCGGCACAGGAACTACATGAGCAGGACACACCTGCACACTCCCCCCGACCTGCCTGAGGGATACG AGCAAAGGACAACTCAGCAAGGGCAGGTCTATTTTCTGCATACTCAAACTGGTGTCAGCACGTGGCACGATCCAAGAGTACCCAG GGATCTTAGCAACATCAATTGTGAGGAGCTTGGTCCACTGCCTCCTGGATGGGAGATCCGAAATACAGCAACAGGCAGGGTTTATTTTGTTGACCATAACAACAGGACGACGCAGTTCACGGACCCGCGGCTCTCTGCGAACCTGCACTTGGTGCTGAA CCGGCAGAACCAGCTCaaggaccagcagcagcagcagcagcagcaggtggtgtccctgtgccagctcccgGACGAGGCCGAGTGCCTGACGGTGCCGCGCTACAAGCGGGACCTGGTGCAGAAGCTGAAGATCCTGcggcaggagctgtcccagcagcagcctcaggctggCCACTGCCGCATCGAGGTCTCCAGGGAGGAGATTTTTGAG GAATCCTACAGGCAAGTCATGAAGATGAGGCCAAAAGACTTGTGGAAACGATTAATGATAAAATTTCGTGGGGAGGAAGGTCTTGATTATGGAGGTGTTGCCAG ggAGTGGCTGTACCTGTTGTCCCATGAAATGCTGAATCCATACTATGGGCTCTTCCAGTATTCCCGAGATGACATCTACACCCTGCAGATCAACCCCGACTCCGCTGTCAACCCG GAACACTTGTCCTATTTCCACTTTGTGGGCCGGATCATGGGCATGGCTGTGTTCCATGGGCACTACATTGACGGTGGCTTCACGTTGCCTTTCTACAAGCAGTTGCTTGGGAAGCCAATTACTTTGGATGACATGGAATTGGTTGACCCTGATCTCCATAACAGCTTAGTCTGGATACT TGAGAACGACATCACCGGGGTCCTGGACCACACGTTCTGCGTGGAGCACAATGCCTACGGGGAGATCATTCAGCATGAGCTAAAACCCAATGGCAAAAGCATCCCTGTGACAGAGGAGAACAAAAAGGAATATGTCAG ACTTTATGTGAACTGGCGGTTTTTACGAGGAATTGAAGCTCAGTTCCTGGCGCTCCAAAAGGGATTCAATGAAGTAATCCCACAACATCTGCTGAAAACATTTGATGAGAAGGAGTTAGAG CTCATCATTTGTGGACTGGGAAAAATTGATGTTAACGACTGGAAGGCAAATACCAGGTTAAAACACTGTACCCCGGACAGCAACATCGTGAAATGGTTCTGGAAAGCCGTGGAGCTCTTCGACGAGGAGAGGAGGGCGCGGCTGCTGCAGTTCGTGACCGGCTCCTCCCGGGTGCCCCTGCAGGGCTTCAAGGCGCTGCAAG GTGCTGCAGGCCCACGACTCTTCACAATACACCAGATTGATGCCAGCACTAATAATTTGCCGAAAGCCCATACCTG CTTCAACAGGATCGACATTCCCGCCTACGAGAGCTACGAGAAGCTCTACGAGAAGCTGCTCACGGCCATCGAGGAGACCTGTGGCTTTGCTGTGGAATGa
- the SMURF2 gene encoding E3 ubiquitin-protein ligase SMURF2 isoform X2 — protein MSRTHLHTPPDLPEGYEQRTTQQGQVYFLHTQTGVSTWHDPRVPRDLSNINCEELGPLPPGWEIRNTATGRVYFVDHNNRTTQFTDPRLSANLHLVLNRQNQLKDQQQQQQQQVVSLCQLPDEAECLTVPRYKRDLVQKLKILRQELSQQQPQAGHCRIEVSREEIFEESYRQVMKMRPKDLWKRLMIKFRGEEGLDYGGVAREWLYLLSHEMLNPYYGLFQYSRDDIYTLQINPDSAVNPEHLSYFHFVGRIMGMAVFHGHYIDGGFTLPFYKQLLGKPITLDDMELVDPDLHNSLVWILENDITGVLDHTFCVEHNAYGEIIQHELKPNGKSIPVTEENKKEYVRLYVNWRFLRGIEAQFLALQKGFNEVIPQHLLKTFDEKELELIICGLGKIDVNDWKANTRLKHCTPDSNIVKWFWKAVELFDEERRARLLQFVTGSSRVPLQGFKALQGAAGPRLFTIHQIDASTNNLPKAHTCFNRIDIPAYESYEKLYEKLLTAIEETCGFAVE, from the exons ATGAGCAGGACACACCTGCACACTCCCCCCGACCTGCCTGAGGGATACG AGCAAAGGACAACTCAGCAAGGGCAGGTCTATTTTCTGCATACTCAAACTGGTGTCAGCACGTGGCACGATCCAAGAGTACCCAG GGATCTTAGCAACATCAATTGTGAGGAGCTTGGTCCACTGCCTCCTGGATGGGAGATCCGAAATACAGCAACAGGCAGGGTTTATTTTGTTGACCATAACAACAGGACGACGCAGTTCACGGACCCGCGGCTCTCTGCGAACCTGCACTTGGTGCTGAA CCGGCAGAACCAGCTCaaggaccagcagcagcagcagcagcagcaggtggtgtccctgtgccagctcccgGACGAGGCCGAGTGCCTGACGGTGCCGCGCTACAAGCGGGACCTGGTGCAGAAGCTGAAGATCCTGcggcaggagctgtcccagcagcagcctcaggctggCCACTGCCGCATCGAGGTCTCCAGGGAGGAGATTTTTGAG GAATCCTACAGGCAAGTCATGAAGATGAGGCCAAAAGACTTGTGGAAACGATTAATGATAAAATTTCGTGGGGAGGAAGGTCTTGATTATGGAGGTGTTGCCAG ggAGTGGCTGTACCTGTTGTCCCATGAAATGCTGAATCCATACTATGGGCTCTTCCAGTATTCCCGAGATGACATCTACACCCTGCAGATCAACCCCGACTCCGCTGTCAACCCG GAACACTTGTCCTATTTCCACTTTGTGGGCCGGATCATGGGCATGGCTGTGTTCCATGGGCACTACATTGACGGTGGCTTCACGTTGCCTTTCTACAAGCAGTTGCTTGGGAAGCCAATTACTTTGGATGACATGGAATTGGTTGACCCTGATCTCCATAACAGCTTAGTCTGGATACT TGAGAACGACATCACCGGGGTCCTGGACCACACGTTCTGCGTGGAGCACAATGCCTACGGGGAGATCATTCAGCATGAGCTAAAACCCAATGGCAAAAGCATCCCTGTGACAGAGGAGAACAAAAAGGAATATGTCAG ACTTTATGTGAACTGGCGGTTTTTACGAGGAATTGAAGCTCAGTTCCTGGCGCTCCAAAAGGGATTCAATGAAGTAATCCCACAACATCTGCTGAAAACATTTGATGAGAAGGAGTTAGAG CTCATCATTTGTGGACTGGGAAAAATTGATGTTAACGACTGGAAGGCAAATACCAGGTTAAAACACTGTACCCCGGACAGCAACATCGTGAAATGGTTCTGGAAAGCCGTGGAGCTCTTCGACGAGGAGAGGAGGGCGCGGCTGCTGCAGTTCGTGACCGGCTCCTCCCGGGTGCCCCTGCAGGGCTTCAAGGCGCTGCAAG GTGCTGCAGGCCCACGACTCTTCACAATACACCAGATTGATGCCAGCACTAATAATTTGCCGAAAGCCCATACCTG CTTCAACAGGATCGACATTCCCGCCTACGAGAGCTACGAGAAGCTCTACGAGAAGCTGCTCACGGCCATCGAGGAGACCTGTGGCTTTGCTGTGGAATGa